From Solibacillus sp. FSL W7-1464:
ATCCGTATGATGTGCGGTGTTGCAATGACCGCATTCGGTGTCGGGAGAATCGCTCATAAACCTCAATGTACAGTTGGTCGTATGATGATTCTTGCCGGTTCAATGAAAGTGGCGGAAGGATATTATCAATATTGTCCAGTAGTCGCAATGGCAAAGTCAGAACAGATGAACGAAATGATGCCCGTCAATGATTAAGAGGTGGATCTAGGGTATGTTGAATAAATCTATGTAAGTTAACTGTTAAAATAAAAAAGCGCTATATCGATTGAAGGAATATAGCGCTTTCGGGTTTGTAGGTTTCAGTAATAACTTTTATGCGTTTATGAAATTGTTATACCAGCACTTGCAGAACCTGTCAGTGCAGCAGCTAATGTAACTCCTGTTCCAGCAACTGAGTAAACCATTACTAAACGGTCGCCTTGTGCAACAGGAACCGGTGGCACATTTGCTGAGCCATAAGATGTTTGACCAAGAGTGATAAGCCCAGTAAATGGTGGTGTCAACGTAACTCTAGCATTTGTAGCAGTGAATACTGAGCTTCCAGCAGGAGCACGGTAAATTTGAGCAGTAACCGACAGAGATCCTAAACCTAGATCAAGGCCAGCAAGTTCAGTGAATGATGCAGAAATGGCTGTAATACTACCATTGCGTGGAACTACGAATGCTTCAGTAGCAATACCGGACAAGTCAATTGTATTCCCCAAAATTGAAATACTAGGAACTGAAGTACCAAATCCAATTAAACTCCCTGTGCCCACTAATCCTCCAGCAAGTGTAGTTAATACAGCATCTACAATACCGGAAGAGAATGGAATGATCGACCCTGTATTTGGTGGTGTACAGCCTGGTCTTACAGCTCTGAAAGGTCCTAAGTTTACGCAATTTGATCCACACGGATGTAAATTACTCATGTTCATACTTTTAGAACACATACACATATTTTTCACCTCCTTCGCAATTATTCTATTCACCAATCAATAGAATCAAAGGGCAATTAACTAGTAATCAAATTTTGTATTTGAGTTTTTTGAATAAGCAAATCGACAGTCAATTTGGGCAAAAAAAATAAAATCACCCTAACGCTAGGATGATTTTAAAAAAGCTTTTCTATTTATTTTCTGAAAATATTAAAGAACGAGGAATTCCACTGTTTCTTCGTCTTTTCTTCTCCGGAATCTGAATTATCCATACTTTCTTCAACCGTTAATTTAATACTTTCCAGCTGCTCATTTTCCCGCATTGAACTGCCTTCATTTATTTCACTTAAATCGAAAGTTTGTAATTTTTCTACTACAGACTCATCTTCATCAAGTTCAGGACTTTCGATACTACTCTTAGTTACATTCTTAATTAGAGATGGAGGTGTTTCTTCGGGCTCATTCGCTGGCTCAAAGAAGTTTGAGGTTTTATTTAAAACCGGTAAAAAGGCTGCTTCACCTTTTGATGATTTATTAGGCTTGAGCGAAGCCTCATTCAATGAATTTCTACTTACATTTTGATGTGGTGGATGGTTGATTGTTTGGAAATAACGCTGATTAAAATAGCGCTCATCAACTTGATCTGCTTTATATTCTATTGGTTCTTCCGTTTTCGGCTTTTCATCCTCTTTTTGCAGTTGGATCACTTGATTTGCCAAATTTCTCAACTGCATATATGAAGGTTGATTCGGTAGAGCAGGTACAGGTACATTTTCCTGAGTCCCGTTCTGAAGATATTTCATTGTACTATCAGGCTTTGGCGCACTAAATTTTTCTGCTGACGGCTGCACATTCTTTTCCTCTTCTGCCTTTTCTTCTTTAACATTATTTAACTTCTTCGATATTAATACAATTTCTTTACCCATTTTTTCAACCGTCTTATTTAACGAAGCAATCTGCATTTCAAATTGTTTTGCTTGCTCTTCATAAATTACAGTTTGAGTTTGTTGTTTTTCTTCCATTGTTTTCGTTAAGTCTTCAATATATGTTAATTGGCTTTTCAATGCTTCAAATTCATTCTTCATCATTTGGAAATCTTCAAACGATGTCCCCATTTTCAAAGTCATCAATGTATTTCTGTACCCAGAGATTTTTAATTTCAACTTTTCAATTTCCTGGAGAGTATAGGTTGTGGATTCTTCCATTTCATTCACCCCTTTCAATCCGCATCTCTTCATATTTTATTGACGTTAACTGTTGTATGTGACAACAGTTCTCCTTTGCTGTCATTTTTAATTATAAAGTCACACATGTAGGCTACAATCTATTAGTTCCCAAATGAACCTGATTTACAGAATTCCCAATAGTTAAACTATTTCTTTGCCTATGCACTTCTATTTAAGCGTCATAAAATACAAACGAAAGATAAAAATATAGAAGGAGGTGACAAGAACATGAAGGAACAAATGCCATCGCAACAAGAACTTATCTGTATCAATGTGGAAAAGGTTTATGACTGGGTAGTGAAAGATATGTCTTTTGAGTTCACTCCAACAAGCCCAATTACGTTTCCAGGTTTACCAGTAGATGCTGTTGTCGGAGGAGCGCAAGTTACATGCCAAGTAGTACCAGCAGCAGTTAACCCTGTTGTTATTATGAGCCGTGAAAATCGTACATTTACGATTGACGGAACATCAGTTTATTTACAGCAGCTTATGATTCAAAAGAACTTTACTGTGACAATTTGCATTACGTTGGCAAACGGAACAACTTACACAAGTAACGGCTTTGAAATTTCACGCTGTGAACATGTTGTAATGTGTGCACCTAAAGGGACAAATGTTGATGTAACATATACTGATCTTGATTGCTTCGTATGCTCAACTGGTCCATTCTTCAACAATGGAGACGGGACAATTACATTTGAAAACTTATCACTTTCAATCGCAGTTTGCCAAAGCATTCAATCAACATTCCCAGTGACAGTAGAATTTTTGGCAGACTACTGTGAACCACGAGCAGATTTACCATTTGCTTGTTCACCAGCATCTCGCCCTAACAACTGTGCTGTTGTTTTCCCATAATATTATGAATCAGTGTTATCACCAACTTCATCGTCATATAATAAAGAAAGGGAGAAACACCCTTTCTTTATTTTGCTTACATAAGCAAATAAAATTTAACTGTAAGGAGGAGGCATTTCCAGTGCCCAAAAGCTCCCACCCTTTCGAGATAAAGTTAAATGCTCTGCAAAATCAAACCCAAACCTATCTCCACGAAATAAAAGAACTCATCGAAAAACTTCCTACTTCCGACAATACCAAAGTCATTAGCTATTTCACTTCCACTTTTAATATTTCCCATCAATTAGATCAGGAGAGTTTATGTTTAGGTTCTTATCATATTTACAATATCGGTAAAGAACCATTACTAAACCCTTCCATTTGCATAACATTGCCTGAATCATCCCCTTTTTCATTTAGTGGTCGGTATGTACATGAAAAGCTCCAACAAAGGCTAAAAGGGCAGAATGAATGGTTGCGTTTCTCAAAAACGCCAAATAGAAACGAATACTGGCTTAAACCAGTTAGCAAAACATCGATCGAACCGAATGAAATCATTTCATTTCCAAATTTCCAGATAAGATGGTTTCCGGATAAATCTTACGCCGGAAGCATTACTGGCTTCACTTATTGTGATCAGTTTCAAGATGGGATTGCTGTTGTAAATCCTATTAATTTAAGCGTCATTCATTTGGAACAGGAGGAGACAACATAAACGAATTTGAAGATAAACAAGAAGAATCCGAAGTACTAACAATTGAAAAGATATTAAAGCAATTCATGAAAGAACATTTTTCATCGATAAAAGATGAGCTCCAGGAAAATAATAATAGCTTTATCTTTCTGGAAAAAAGTTCACTCAATTTATTATTGGCCTATTTATTATCAAATAATAAATATGATACTTCATACCCTGTCAGTGAAGAAGAAGAAGAAAAAAAAGCTGTAGAAAAAATAAACCAGCTCATCAATGAAAATGAAAAAGAATTTCAGGAGATTATAGGCTTACTGAAAGATATGACTTGATTGGAGGGAACTATGTGGATATTGAAAGCGTGAAAAATAAGGATGTACTACAATTACAGCAAACCATCATCTTTTTAAAATCAGAAATCGCGAAGTATCAAAACGAAATATCCTCCCTACAAAGTATGGACTATTATTCAATGGTTAATAGTCTTGAGCAGGAACTGAGTCAGTTAGTAAACGAGAAAAAAGAATTGTCCATGGAATTAATGATGCTGAGGAAAAGCTTTGAAAAAGAGCTTAATGAGCTGCATGAAAATATTCAATTACGCGAAGAGCAACGAGTAAAACTGATTTCTTCCATTGAATCACTAGTGGAAAAAAAAGAAAACTTACAGAAAGAAAACAAACAGTTAAAAGAAACAATCGAAAAAACAGCTAAAACTGATATTCCCGCTGCCCGTTCAGAAAGCTATATACAGGCCGTCGAAGAACTGGATCATTTGCTGCGTTCTTTCATGAACAGTAATAATGAACAATTAATTTCTCTGCGTGAAACAATCAATCAACAGCATGATCTATTAAAGGATATTAAAAATAAAAACGAGGAAATTCAATTTACTCTTGAAGAAATGACACAAATAAAAGAGCCCGAACATAATAATTATTCACCAACTGATGAACAAACGATTACCCGAATTAACCTTGAGAATCAGCTCCAAAATTTATTCATTCAAGCAACCAGTTTTGAAACAGAGCTTGATGAAAAATTACGTATACTGGATGAATTTGATGACAAGTTACTTTTACTCGCCATTGAAATTGAGAAACATAAAAAAGGCGATATTTAACAGACAGCTGAGAGAGTAGAAAAGGCGACACGTTTGCACGTATCGCCTCTCCTTTATTTAAATGTTCTCCACCCAATATCTTTGCGGAAGAAAAAATTCGTCCATTCTTTTTTGGCAAGTTCAGCATATACTTTTTCCTGTGCTTCTTTCAACGTAGCTGCTTCCGACGCCACTAATAACACACGGCCACCGTTACCGACGAACCGGTCGCCCGCAAGCTTTGTCCCCGCATGGAATACCGGGAGTTCAATATCCGAAAGTTCCGGTAGGGCATTTCCTTTTTCCACATCACCCGGGTATCCTTCAGCCGCAACAACTACCCCTAGCATAGCCTCTTCTTTCCACTGTAAATCAAAAGACTGCTCGTTCATTAGGCTCATCATAAATTCACCGAAGTCTGAGGCCATACGTGGTAACACGACCTGTGTTTCCGGATCACCAAAACGTGCATTGAACTCAATTACTTTCGGGCCTTTCGCAGTTAAGATCAAGCCTGCATACAGGATACCAGTGAAAGATACCCCTTCTGCATCCATTGCTTTTACAGTTGGCTCTACGATTGTGTCATACGCAACTTTTACAATGTCCTCAGAAATTTGCGGTACTGGTGAATACGCACCCATTCCGCCTGTATTTGGTCCTGAATCACCATCATATGCACGCTTATGATCTTGAGCAATGACCATCGGGTAAATTTGCCCTTTATGTACAAAACTCATGAAGCTGAATTCTTCGCCATCGAGGAACTCTTCCACCACAACACGGGAAGAAGAATCGCCAAAACGCTGGTTACCAATCATATCTTCCACCGCTTCAATAGCTTCTTGTTCCGTCATGGCTACAATAACACCTTTTCCTGCAGCTAACCCGTCCGCTTTAATTACAATCGGTGCACCTTGCGCTTTAATATAAGCAACTGCTTTTTCCGATTCTGTAAAAGTTTCATGTGCTGCCGTCGGAATATTATATTTGTTCATAATCTCTTTTGCATAAGACTTCGAACCTTCGATTTTAGCCGCCGCTTTCGTTGGACCGAAAATAACCAAGCCCTGCTCATTGAAGTAGTCAACAATTCCTTCTGCCAATGGCTGCTCAGGACCTACAAATGTTAACGCTACATCATTTTCAATTACAAACTGTGCAAGTGCCGCGAAATCTAGTGCATCAATTGCAACAACTTGTGCATCTTGCTTCATTCCATCATTTCCTGGTGCTACGAATACCTTTTGTACAGAAGGTGCATTGTTGAATTGCTTCGCGATCGCATGCTCACGACCACCACTACCGATTACAAGAATGTTCATATTAGCTTCCCCTTTTATAGAAATTTGGATAAAAAAAACGCCCGCCAAATTTTAGGCGAGCGTTTTTCATTAATGGTCGTTTACACTGCGCTACCCGACCAAAAGTAGTGCTGTGCATCTTACAATCAATGATTATTTTATTATTAACAGCGTATCTCCCGGCCAAAGTCGATACTGCTGTTAATAAAATTTGGTTACGATGGGGACCCGGCCAAGAATCGCCCAATCGTCTTATTTACCCCTCTCCCGGCCAGAAAGAAGAATAAATAAAGCATTTGCAAACGCTTCTGCTAACGTCCGGCCAGAACATTAGCGAAACTTTATTCTATTATAACGTACATTTAATAATTTCTCTACTGCTAACTTATTAATTAATGTTTAAAGTGACGAACCCCTGTAAACACCATTGCAATACCGTACTTGTTCGCTGCATCGATTGATTCCTGATCTTTAATCGAGCCGCCTGGTTGAATGATCACTTTAATACCGGCTTTTGCCGCTGCTTCCACTGTGTCGCCCATTGGGAAGAATGCATCTGAAGCCAATGCCGCGCCTTGTGCTTTATCTCCCGCTTGTTCAAAGGCAATTTTTGCTGCGCCTACTCGGTTCATTTGACCAGCGCCAACACCTAAAGTCATTTGTTTATCCGTTACAACAATGGCATTTGATTTTACATGCTTCACAACTGCCCAGCCTAGTTTTAATGCTTCCCACTCTTCTTCAGTCGGTTCACGGTCTGTCACAACTTGAATGTTGGCATCTTTAAAGCCGAAACGGTCCGGCTCCTGTACTAGTAAACCACCTTCGACAGCAACAACATTGAATTGATCCTGCTTTTCCTGTGCAAAATCGATTGTTAGCAGACGAATGTTTTTCTTTTGTGTTAAAATCTCTAATGCTTCTGCAGTAAAGCTTGGTGCAATGATGATTTCAAGGAAAATACCCGACAATTTTTCTGCAGTTGCCTTATCCACTTCTTTGTTTAATGCAATGATGCCGCCGAAAATCGATGTTGAATCTGCTTCATATGCCTTGTTGAATGCTTCTTCGATTGTTTCACCTGTACCGACACCACATGGATTCATATGCTTCACTGCAACCGCTGCAGGCATTTCAAATTCTTTTACGATTTGCAATGCTGCATTTGCATCCTGGATATTGTTGTACGATAATTCTTTACCGTGTAATTGAGTTGCATAGGCAATCGAGAAATCTGAACCTAAACGTTTCGCATAGAACGCCGCTTTTTGGTGAGGGTTTTCACCATAGCGTAATGTTTGCTTCAGTTCATATGTTAATGTCATGTTTTCCGGGAACTCTTCTCCAATTGCATTTGATAAATGATTGGAAATATACGAATCATATGCAGCCGTATGACGGAAGACTTTTGCCGCTAAACGACGACGTGTTGTTAATGCCGTTTTTCCATCTGCCTTTAACTCTTCCAATACGGCAGAATAGTCATTTGCATCAACAATTACCGTTACATAATCATGGTTTTTTGCTGCCGAACGTAGCATTGTCGGACCGCCGATATCGATGTTTTCAATTGCATCATCCCAAGATACATCCGGCTTTGAAATCGTTTCGACAAAAGGATATAAGTTGACACATACAATTTCGATTGGGCGGATGCCATGTTCATTCATTTGCGCAACATGGCTCGGCTCATCAAACTTACCTAATAGACCGCCATGGATCATCGGGTTTAATGTTTTTACACGGCCATCCAAAATTTCCGGGAAGTTTGTTACTTCATCTACCGCTGTTACCGGAACATTATTTTGTTGTAGTAAACTTTTTGTTCCTCCAGTAGAAAGTACTTCATAGCCAAGAGCTACTAATTCTTTTGCAAATTCTAAAATACCATTTTTATCTGAAACACTAATAAGTGCACGTTTCGTCACGATTAGGTCCTCCAATTCATTTTTTCGGTGAGCAATGCCCTCACTGGAGCGGCTCATGCGAATTTACTTATTTACGTTAAATAGTTGCTGTAATGTCTTTTTGTAAAGCGCATGCTCTAATTTATGTATACGCTCTTCAGTCGCTTCACGGTTACCATCGACAACTTCAACTGCTCCCTGCGAGATAATCTTTCCTGTATCCATTCCCGCATCTACATAGTGCACCGTCACACCCGTAACTTTTACGCCGTGAGTCATCGCCTGACCAATGGCGTCTTTCCCGGGAAATGATGGCAGCAGCGACGGATGAATATTAATAATCCGATGCTCATAAGCCGATAATAGCGTTTCTCCAACAAGTCGCATATAACCTGCTAAGATGATCCATTCAATCTCTCGTTCTTTTAACAGTTCAACAAGTTTTGCTTCATAAGCTGCCTTGTCGGCAAAGGTTTTCGGTGCAAGCTCCATAGCAGGTATACCGAAGTTTTGTGCACGTGTCACCACATAAGCACCCGGCTTATCCGTAATGACAAGCTCGATCGTCGCGTCAAGCTCACCGCGACTAATCGCTTCTTGAAGTGCCTGAAAGTTACTACCGCTTCCAGAAGCGAACACGGCAATTTTCGTACCCATTACACTAAACTCCCGTCATGTTCGCCGTTGAAAATAACGCCTTCACCGTTCACAACGCGACCGATTGTGTAGGCTTTTTCACCTTCAGCTTCCACTGCAGCAATCACTTTATCAGCTTCACTCGCTGGCACCGCAATAACAAAGCCGATTCCCATGTTGAATACGTTATATAAATCTTTGTCCGCCAATGCACCTTTTTCTTTTAAAAATTCAAAGATGCGCAGCACCGGCCAAGATCCTAAATCGATTTCAGTCGCCAAACCTTGTGGCATCATACGTGGCAGGTTTTCATAGAAGCCTCCGCCTGTAACGTGTGCGCAACCGTGTACTTCCGCAGCTTTAAGTGCTGCTAAAACAGGCTTTGCATAAAGCTTTGTAGGAACAAGAAGCGCTTCGCCGATTGGACCGAGGTCTTCATAGCCTTCTACTACTGCATCGACTGCGATTTCATTGTCCGCGAACACAATTTTACGTACTAACGAATAGCCGTTTGAATGTACACCGCTTGAAGCAAGACCGATTAAAACGTCGCCTTCCACAATTTTTTCGCCCGTAATGATGTCCGATTTTTCACAAGCACCTACAGCAAAACCAGCTAAGTCGTACTCGTCTTCTTCGTAAAGACCCGGCATTTCAGCTGTTTCTCCGCCGATTAATGCTGCACCGGACTGTACACAACCGTCCGCAACACCTTTTACGATCTGCTCAATTTTTGCCGGCTCAGCTTTTCCAACTGCAACATAATCAAGGAAATAAAGCGGCTCAGCACCTTGTGCAACAATATCATTTACACACATTGCAACACAGTCCACACCGATTGTATCGTGTTTATCAACCATAAATGCAAGCTTCAACTTTGTCCCAACACCGTCCGTACCTGAAATAAGAACTGGTTCCTTTAAGTTCAGTGCAGACAAATCAAACATGCCTCCAAAGCCGCCAAACGTTCCCATCACACCTAAACGGTTTGTACGCTCGACATGTGATTTCATACGTTTTACTGCTTCATAACCTGCCTCAATATTTACGCCTGCCTGTTCATATGCTTTTGACATAATGTACTTGCTCCTCCTTAATTTCTAACAGTCTTTTTCATGTGGTAAAACTGTGTCCGGAAAAATCTCTGTCGGGTATTTACCAGTAAAGCATGCGACGCAGAGCCCGCCATTTTCATCTTCAAACGGGCGGTTCGTCGCACGGACCATACCTTCCAGCGATAAAAATGTTAATGTGTCCGCTTCAATTGCTACTCGTATATCTTCCACACTGTGGCTTGATGCAATCAGCTCTTCATGTGTCGATGTATCGATTCCGTAATAACAAGGATCCGTCATTGGTGGTGAAGAAATAACAACATGCACTTCTGCCGCCCCTGCTTCTTTCAGCATGCGCACAATACGTCTCGATGTTGTACCGCGCACGATTGAATCATCCACCATTACGACACGTTTTCCTTTTACGACTTGTACGACAGGTGAAAGCTTCATTTTTACACCACGTTCGCGAAGCTCCTGTGTCGGCTGGATAAAAGTACGTCCAACATAGCGGTTTTTAATTAAACCGAGCTCGTATGGAATACCGCTCGCTTCAGAAAACCCGATCGCTGCAGAAATGGATGAATCAGGAACTCCTGTAACGACGTCCGCTTCAATGTGGGCACATTCTTTTGCGAGTTCTTTCCCCATACGTTTACGTGCCATATGGACATTTACTTCATCAATATTCGAGTCAGGACGCGCCAGGTATACATATTCCATCGCACACATTGTCCGATTGTCCTTCTCCACATAGCTGTCGATTTCAAGACCATTGTTTGAAATGATCAATAACTCTCCAGGTTCCACTTCACGTACGTACTCCGCACCGATTAAATCAAATGCACATGTTTCAGAAGCAACGACATAAGAATCACCCAGCTTCCCAAGTGAAAGCGGACGTAATCCGTTACGGTCCCGTGCCACAATCATTTGGTCATTCGTCAATAAAATAATAGAAAATGCTCCTTTTAATAACGACAATGCTTCTTTCACTTTTGAACGAAATGGTGAGTGTTTTGATTTTTTAATGAGATGTACAACAACCTCTGTATCAGATGTCGAATTGAAAATGCTGCCCGATCGCTCTAAAAACTGTTTTAAATGTGTAGCATTCACCAAGTTGCCATTATGGGCAATTGCCAGTGAGCCAGTTGAAGAACGGAATAACAATGGCTGAACATTTTCCAGCCCTTTGCCGCCTGCTGTAGCGTAGCGTACATGCGCAATTGCCGCGTGTCCTACTACTTTACGTAATTTATCTTCATTGAACACGTCATTTACAAGACCTTCGCCGCGTACAGCCTGAAGCTGATTACCGTCAGTTGTGACGATACCAGCTCCTTCCTGTCCGCGATGCTGTAATGCGTGTAAACCGTAATAACTTAGGTGCGCTGCATCTTGGTTTCCCCAAATGCCAAATACGCCGCATTCCTCATTTAAGCCTCTGATTTCAGCAAGCATGGAATTGCTCCTTTCCAGGCAGAACGGAATTCCTCCACAGTACCTTCAACAAGTACACCAGTTTCGCCGCTAATTTTAATACTTGCGTCGTCTGTAACTGTACCGATTTTTTGTGCATCTTTTACGATAGTTTCAAAGCCTTCTGCATGTTCAGCTTTCACTGTTAATACAAAGCGTGATTGTGATTCTGCGAATAGAGCCGTTGTTGCAGAACCTGTTAATGCTACGTCCAATCCTAAACCTTTGGCAGCGAAAGTTTTCTCCGCTAATGCAACCGCAACTCCGCCTTCAGAAACATCATGCGCTGACTGAACAAGTCCTGCCTGAATTGCTTCCAAAACAGATTGTTGACGTGCCGCTTCTACTGTTAAGTCGATTGAAGGTGCTTTACCTGAAATGCCGCCTTCCACTAACTTTTGCAATTCAGAACCACCGAATTCTGTTTTTGTGTCACCGACTACGTACACAACGTCACCCGCAGCTTTAACTTCCTGTGTTGTAACATGTGCTAAATCTTTTACTAATCCGACCATACCGATTGTTGGTGTTGGATAAACCGCTTCACCTGAACGCTCGTTGTACATTGATACGTTACCGCCAATTACTGGTGCATCTAATGCTAAACAAGCTTCCGCAATACCGTCAGCCGATTTTTGGATTTGCCAGAAGATTTCCGGTTTCTCCGGGTTTCCGAAGTTTAGGCAGTCTGTAATTGCAAGTGGTTGTCCCCCAGAACATACGATGTTACGCGCAGCTTCTGCAACAGCAATTTTACCGCCAGTTGTCGGATCCAGGTAAATATAGCGAGCATTACAGTCTGTCGTCATCGCCAACCCTTTATTTGTACCTCGTACACGTATTACTGCAGCGTCCGAACCTGGTGCTACAACCGTATTTGTACGTACTTGGTAGTCATATTGATCGTAAACCCACTCTTTTGAAGCGATTGTCGGAGCTTTTAACAGTGCAGTTAACGTTTCTTTATAATCTGTTACTTTTGGCTCTGCATTTTCCATTGCCTGATATTCAGCAAAGTAAGCTGGCTCAGCATCCGGCATATTATAAACCGGTGCGTCTTCAGCTAATGCATCTGCAGGTACTTCTGCAACAACTTCACCTTT
This genomic window contains:
- a CDS encoding YgaP-like transmembrane domain; protein product: MLTPNISETNAFIRMMCGVAMTAFGVGRIAHKPQCTVGRMMILAGSMKVAEGYYQYCPVVAMAKSEQMNEMMPVND
- a CDS encoding exosporium glycoprotein BclB-related protein, which gives rise to MCMCSKSMNMSNLHPCGSNCVNLGPFRAVRPGCTPPNTGSIIPFSSGIVDAVLTTLAGGLVGTGSLIGFGTSVPSISILGNTIDLSGIATEAFVVPRNGSITAISASFTELAGLDLGLGSLSVTAQIYRAPAGSSVFTATNARVTLTPPFTGLITLGQTSYGSANVPPVPVAQGDRLVMVYSVAGTGVTLAAALTGSASAGITIS
- a CDS encoding multidrug ABC transporter ATPase translates to MDIESVKNKDVLQLQQTIIFLKSEIAKYQNEISSLQSMDYYSMVNSLEQELSQLVNEKKELSMELMMLRKSFEKELNELHENIQLREEQRVKLISSIESLVEKKENLQKENKQLKETIEKTAKTDIPAARSESYIQAVEELDHLLRSFMNSNNEQLISLRETINQQHDLLKDIKNKNEEIQFTLEEMTQIKEPEHNNYSPTDEQTITRINLENQLQNLFIQATSFETELDEKLRILDEFDDKLLLLAIEIEKHKKGDI
- the purD gene encoding phosphoribosylamine--glycine ligase, whose protein sequence is MNILVIGSGGREHAIAKQFNNAPSVQKVFVAPGNDGMKQDAQVVAIDALDFAALAQFVIENDVALTFVGPEQPLAEGIVDYFNEQGLVIFGPTKAAAKIEGSKSYAKEIMNKYNIPTAAHETFTESEKAVAYIKAQGAPIVIKADGLAAGKGVIVAMTEQEAIEAVEDMIGNQRFGDSSSRVVVEEFLDGEEFSFMSFVHKGQIYPMVIAQDHKRAYDGDSGPNTGGMGAYSPVPQISEDIVKVAYDTIVEPTVKAMDAEGVSFTGILYAGLILTAKGPKVIEFNARFGDPETQVVLPRMASDFGEFMMSLMNEQSFDLQWKEEAMLGVVVAAEGYPGDVEKGNALPELSDIELPVFHAGTKLAGDRFVGNGGRVLLVASEAATLKEAQEKVYAELAKKEWTNFFFRKDIGWRTFK
- the purH gene encoding bifunctional phosphoribosylaminoimidazolecarboxamide formyltransferase/IMP cyclohydrolase, translating into MTKRALISVSDKNGILEFAKELVALGYEVLSTGGTKSLLQQNNVPVTAVDEVTNFPEILDGRVKTLNPMIHGGLLGKFDEPSHVAQMNEHGIRPIEIVCVNLYPFVETISKPDVSWDDAIENIDIGGPTMLRSAAKNHDYVTVIVDANDYSAVLEELKADGKTALTTRRRLAAKVFRHTAAYDSYISNHLSNAIGEEFPENMTLTYELKQTLRYGENPHQKAAFYAKRLGSDFSIAYATQLHGKELSYNNIQDANAALQIVKEFEMPAAVAVKHMNPCGVGTGETIEEAFNKAYEADSTSIFGGIIALNKEVDKATAEKLSGIFLEIIIAPSFTAEALEILTQKKNIRLLTIDFAQEKQDQFNVVAVEGGLLVQEPDRFGFKDANIQVVTDREPTEEEWEALKLGWAVVKHVKSNAIVVTDKQMTLGVGAGQMNRVGAAKIAFEQAGDKAQGAALASDAFFPMGDTVEAAAKAGIKVIIQPGGSIKDQESIDAANKYGIAMVFTGVRHFKH
- the purN gene encoding phosphoribosylglycinamide formyltransferase, with translation MGTKIAVFASGSGSNFQALQEAISRGELDATIELVITDKPGAYVVTRAQNFGIPAMELAPKTFADKAAYEAKLVELLKEREIEWIILAGYMRLVGETLLSAYEHRIINIHPSLLPSFPGKDAIGQAMTHGVKVTGVTVHYVDAGMDTGKIISQGAVEVVDGNREATEERIHKLEHALYKKTLQQLFNVNK
- the purM gene encoding phosphoribosylformylglycinamidine cyclo-ligase, which gives rise to MSKAYEQAGVNIEAGYEAVKRMKSHVERTNRLGVMGTFGGFGGMFDLSALNLKEPVLISGTDGVGTKLKLAFMVDKHDTIGVDCVAMCVNDIVAQGAEPLYFLDYVAVGKAEPAKIEQIVKGVADGCVQSGAALIGGETAEMPGLYEEDEYDLAGFAVGACEKSDIITGEKIVEGDVLIGLASSGVHSNGYSLVRKIVFADNEIAVDAVVEGYEDLGPIGEALLVPTKLYAKPVLAALKAAEVHGCAHVTGGGFYENLPRMMPQGLATEIDLGSWPVLRIFEFLKEKGALADKDLYNVFNMGIGFVIAVPASEADKVIAAVEAEGEKAYTIGRVVNGEGVIFNGEHDGSLV
- the purF gene encoding amidophosphoribosyltransferase, producing MLAEIRGLNEECGVFGIWGNQDAAHLSYYGLHALQHRGQEGAGIVTTDGNQLQAVRGEGLVNDVFNEDKLRKVVGHAAIAHVRYATAGGKGLENVQPLLFRSSTGSLAIAHNGNLVNATHLKQFLERSGSIFNSTSDTEVVVHLIKKSKHSPFRSKVKEALSLLKGAFSIILLTNDQMIVARDRNGLRPLSLGKLGDSYVVASETCAFDLIGAEYVREVEPGELLIISNNGLEIDSYVEKDNRTMCAMEYVYLARPDSNIDEVNVHMARKRMGKELAKECAHIEADVVTGVPDSSISAAIGFSEASGIPYELGLIKNRYVGRTFIQPTQELRERGVKMKLSPVVQVVKGKRVVMVDDSIVRGTTSRRIVRMLKEAGAAEVHVVISSPPMTDPCYYGIDTSTHEELIASSHSVEDIRVAIEADTLTFLSLEGMVRATNRPFEDENGGLCVACFTGKYPTEIFPDTVLPHEKDC